A window of the Citrus sinensis cultivar Valencia sweet orange chromosome 9, DVS_A1.0, whole genome shotgun sequence genome harbors these coding sequences:
- the LOC102608522 gene encoding uncharacterized protein LOC102608522 isoform X2 yields the protein MKVRGSHKRKAGDFESSCEMLVDAHRSRGSKDRENNHGFISFFAESVRQLKAKDGRACITNEVRKEIRNAFKNLPVEEKCQYKFQSRRGGKANVEKVKFLTRCAPDRLAALVSHLTEKQRKAVCDIGLGSIIDLKCGRLKRKLCAWLVERIDTARCVLQLNGHELELSPNSFGYIMGVTDGGMPMELQGDSAEVAAYLDKFNATSRGINIKTMEDILLTSKDADNDFKVAFMLFTLCTLLCPPGGVHISYSFLFTLKDVHSIRNRNWATFCFERLMRGITRYKDEKLAHVGGCLLYLEILYINSVVYGKVRRDRLMCPLTLWNGSEIKRFMKWIEKKGGYGSKQVSVRVPSYGDSRACLEGAIEPCDEESDQTGYSKAIFMPSTVDDLVVDVGDLMRMTQRVVSRVWRLKSRLPCRENNGAHENAMEFDNMDEVSSRQLLHKGTTEDEEDIMSVIEKSNKLLLQGDVIEDDMETKLFEMHECGNEKEVRGRHSNSCCFGTSNKVDERIKTSLFVLPKRTLTMGGVTCNPGFRQEKEMVFDNNQPRHGRYKAGPYMLAVPFSSDETKLIEYSMDDMLDKGEILFQSKYNQVSRNDMLSLGPGRLVHVKIVNTVTEILSAKECCSSANMTLSWFLPPVYAVLTGKGFAECM from the exons ATGAAGGTAAGAGGATCTCATAAGCGGAAGGCAGGAGATTTCGAGAGTAGTTGTGAAATGTTAGTGGACGCCCACCGTTCAAGAGGAAGTAAAGACAGGGAAAACAACCATGGGTTCATAAGCTTTTT TGCCGAGAGTGTTCGTCAGCTGAAGGCAAAGGATGGAAGGGCATGCATTACGAACGAG GTTCGGAAGGAAATTAGAAATGCATTCAAAAACTTGCCAGTAGAGGAAAAATGCCAATACAAGTTTCAAAGTAGAAGAGGAGGTAAAGCGAATGTGGAGAAAGTGAAATTCCTTACAAGGTGTGCACCCGATAGATTGGCTGCCTTGGTTTCTCACTTGACAGAGAAACAAAGAAAGGCAGTGTGTGATATTGGATTGGGCAGTATCATTGATCTTAAATGTGGCcggcttaaaagaaaattatgtgCGTGGTTAGTAGAGAGAATCGACACAGCTAGGTGCGTCTTGCAATTGAATGGTCATGAATTGGAGCTGAGCCCTAATAGTTTTGGATACATAATGGGAGTAACTGATGGAGGAATGCCTATGGAATTACAAGGTGATTCTGCAGAAGTTGCAGCATATCTTGACAAATTTAATGCAACATCTAGAGgaataaatataaagacaATGGAAGATATTTTGCTAACTTCAAAGGATGCGGACAATGACTTCAAAGTGGCTTTTATGCTGTTCACATTATGCACTCTTCTTTGTCCACCAGGTGGAGTACACATCAGTTACAGTTTTCTGTTTACTTTGAAGGATGTTCATAGCATTCGAAATAGAAATTGGGCGACATTTTGCTTTGAAAGGTTGATGCGTGGTATTACTAGGTACAAGGATGAGAAATTGGCACATGTAGGTGGTTGTCTTCTATATCTAGAG ATTCTGTACATAAATTCTGTCGTGTACGGGAAGGTACGAAGAGATAGGTTGATGTGTCCTCTAACACTGTGGAACGGGAGCGAGATCAAAAGGTTCATGAAGTGGATAGAGAAAAAAGGGGGCTATGGTAGCAAACAG GTATCAGTTCGCGTTCCTTCATATGGGGATAGTCGAGCATGTCTTGAAGGGGCCATTGAGCCTTGCGATGAAGAATCGGATCAGACAGGCTATTCAAAAGCAATATTCATGCCTTCGACGGttgatgatctagttgttgATGTAGGTGATCTTATGAGAATGACTCAGAGGGTTGTTAGCAGAGTATGGAGGTTGAAGTCACGATTGCCCTGTAGAGAAAACAATGGAGCTCATGAAAATGCAATGGAGTTCGATAACATGGACGAGGTATCTTCTAGGCAGTTGTTGCACAAGGGCACTACTGAGGATGAAGAAGACATAATGTCTGTTATTGAAAAATCCAATAAGTTATTGTTGCAGGGAGATGTAATTGAAGATGACATGGagacaaaattatttgaaatgcACGAATGTGGGAATGAGAAGGAAGTTCGGGGACGCCATAGTAACAGTTGTTGCTTTGGTACTTCTAATAAG GTGGATGAGAGAATAAAAACATCGTTGTTCGTATTACCTAAACGGACATTGACGATGGGTGGGGTGACCTGTAACCCTGGTTTTCGGCAGGAGAAGGAGATGGTTTTCGACAATAACCAGCCTCGGCATGGTCGTTACAAGGCTGGTCCATATATGTTGGCCGTTCCTTTTTCTAGTGACGAGACTAAGTTAATTGAATACAGCATGGACGATATGCTTGATAAAGG GGAGATTCTATTTCAGAGTAAGTATAATCAAGTTAGTAGGAATGACATGCTTTCGCTAGGTCCCGGAAGACTAGTACATGTAAAG ATAGTGAATACCGTGACAGAAATTCTTTCTGCCAAAGAATGCTGCAGTAGTGCAAATATGACATTGAGTTGGTTCCTTCCCCCAGTTTATGCTGTGC TTACAGGAAAGGGTTTTGCGGAATGCATGTGA
- the LOC102608522 gene encoding uncharacterized protein LOC102608522 isoform X4: MKVRGSHKRKAGDFESSCEMLVDAHRSRGSKDRENNHGFISFFAESVRQLKAKDGRACITNEVRKEIRNAFKNLPVEEKCQYKFQSRRGGKANVEKVKFLTRCAPDRLAALVSHLTEKQRKAVCDIGLGSIIDLKCGRLKRKLCAWLVERIDTARCVLQLNGHELELSPNSFGYIMGVTDGGMPMELQGDSAEVAAYLDKFNATSRGINIKTMEDILLTSKDADNDFKVAFMLFTLCTLLCPPGGVHISYSFLFTLKDVHSIRNRNWATFCFERLMRGITRYKDEKLAHVGGCLLYLEVSVRVPSYGDSRACLEGAIEPCDEESDQTGYSKAIFMPSTVDDLVVDVGDLMRMTQRVVSRVWRLKSRLPCRENNGAHENAMEFDNMDEVSSRQLLHKGTTEDEEDIMSVIEKSNKLLLQGDVIEDDMETKLFEMHECGNEKEVRGRHSNSCCFGTSNKVVDERIKTSLFVLPKRTLTMGGVTCNPGFRQEKEMVFDNNQPRHGRYKAGPYMLAVPFSSDETKLIEYSMDDMLDKGEILFQSKYNQVSRNDMLSLGPGRLVHVKIVNTVTEILSAKECCSSANMTLSWFLPPVYAVLTGKGFAECM, from the exons ATGAAGGTAAGAGGATCTCATAAGCGGAAGGCAGGAGATTTCGAGAGTAGTTGTGAAATGTTAGTGGACGCCCACCGTTCAAGAGGAAGTAAAGACAGGGAAAACAACCATGGGTTCATAAGCTTTTT TGCCGAGAGTGTTCGTCAGCTGAAGGCAAAGGATGGAAGGGCATGCATTACGAACGAG GTTCGGAAGGAAATTAGAAATGCATTCAAAAACTTGCCAGTAGAGGAAAAATGCCAATACAAGTTTCAAAGTAGAAGAGGAGGTAAAGCGAATGTGGAGAAAGTGAAATTCCTTACAAGGTGTGCACCCGATAGATTGGCTGCCTTGGTTTCTCACTTGACAGAGAAACAAAGAAAGGCAGTGTGTGATATTGGATTGGGCAGTATCATTGATCTTAAATGTGGCcggcttaaaagaaaattatgtgCGTGGTTAGTAGAGAGAATCGACACAGCTAGGTGCGTCTTGCAATTGAATGGTCATGAATTGGAGCTGAGCCCTAATAGTTTTGGATACATAATGGGAGTAACTGATGGAGGAATGCCTATGGAATTACAAGGTGATTCTGCAGAAGTTGCAGCATATCTTGACAAATTTAATGCAACATCTAGAGgaataaatataaagacaATGGAAGATATTTTGCTAACTTCAAAGGATGCGGACAATGACTTCAAAGTGGCTTTTATGCTGTTCACATTATGCACTCTTCTTTGTCCACCAGGTGGAGTACACATCAGTTACAGTTTTCTGTTTACTTTGAAGGATGTTCATAGCATTCGAAATAGAAATTGGGCGACATTTTGCTTTGAAAGGTTGATGCGTGGTATTACTAGGTACAAGGATGAGAAATTGGCACATGTAGGTGGTTGTCTTCTATATCTAGAG GTATCAGTTCGCGTTCCTTCATATGGGGATAGTCGAGCATGTCTTGAAGGGGCCATTGAGCCTTGCGATGAAGAATCGGATCAGACAGGCTATTCAAAAGCAATATTCATGCCTTCGACGGttgatgatctagttgttgATGTAGGTGATCTTATGAGAATGACTCAGAGGGTTGTTAGCAGAGTATGGAGGTTGAAGTCACGATTGCCCTGTAGAGAAAACAATGGAGCTCATGAAAATGCAATGGAGTTCGATAACATGGACGAGGTATCTTCTAGGCAGTTGTTGCACAAGGGCACTACTGAGGATGAAGAAGACATAATGTCTGTTATTGAAAAATCCAATAAGTTATTGTTGCAGGGAGATGTAATTGAAGATGACATGGagacaaaattatttgaaatgcACGAATGTGGGAATGAGAAGGAAGTTCGGGGACGCCATAGTAACAGTTGTTGCTTTGGTACTTCTAATAAGGTG GTGGATGAGAGAATAAAAACATCGTTGTTCGTATTACCTAAACGGACATTGACGATGGGTGGGGTGACCTGTAACCCTGGTTTTCGGCAGGAGAAGGAGATGGTTTTCGACAATAACCAGCCTCGGCATGGTCGTTACAAGGCTGGTCCATATATGTTGGCCGTTCCTTTTTCTAGTGACGAGACTAAGTTAATTGAATACAGCATGGACGATATGCTTGATAAAGG GGAGATTCTATTTCAGAGTAAGTATAATCAAGTTAGTAGGAATGACATGCTTTCGCTAGGTCCCGGAAGACTAGTACATGTAAAG ATAGTGAATACCGTGACAGAAATTCTTTCTGCCAAAGAATGCTGCAGTAGTGCAAATATGACATTGAGTTGGTTCCTTCCCCCAGTTTATGCTGTGC TTACAGGAAAGGGTTTTGCGGAATGCATGTGA
- the LOC102608522 gene encoding uncharacterized protein LOC102608522 isoform X3, whose product MKVRGSHKRKAGDFESSCEMLVDAHRSRGSKDRENNHGFISFFAESVRQLKAKDGRACITNEVRKEIRNAFKNLPVEEKCQYKFQSRRGGKANVEKVKFLTRCAPDRLAALVSHLTEKQRKAVCDIGLGSIIDLKCGRLKRKLCAWLVERIDTARCVLQLNGHELELSPNSFGYIMGVTDGGMPMELQGDSAEVAAYLDKFNATSRGINIKTMEDILLTSKDADNDFKVAFMLFTLCTLLCPPGGVHISYSFLFTLKDVHSIRNRNWATFCFERLMRGITRYKDEKLAHVGGCLLYLEILYINSVVYGKVRRDRLMCPLTLWNGSEIKRFMKWIEKKGGYGSKQVSVRVPSYGDSRACLEGAIEPCDEESDQTGYSKAIFMPSTVDDLVVDVGDLMRMTQRVVSRVWRLKSRLPCRENNGAHENAMEFDNMDEVSSRQLLHKGTTEDEEDIMSVIEKSNKLLLQGDVIEDDMETKLFEMHECGNEKEVRGRHSNSCCFGTSNKVVDERIKTSLFVLPKRTLTMGGVTCNPGFRQEKEMVFDNNQPRHGRYKAGPYMLAVPFSSDETKLIEYSMDDMLDKGEILFQSKYNQVSRNDMLSLGPGRLVHVKIVNTVTEILSAKECCSSANMTLSWFLPPVYAVRKGFAECM is encoded by the exons ATGAAGGTAAGAGGATCTCATAAGCGGAAGGCAGGAGATTTCGAGAGTAGTTGTGAAATGTTAGTGGACGCCCACCGTTCAAGAGGAAGTAAAGACAGGGAAAACAACCATGGGTTCATAAGCTTTTT TGCCGAGAGTGTTCGTCAGCTGAAGGCAAAGGATGGAAGGGCATGCATTACGAACGAG GTTCGGAAGGAAATTAGAAATGCATTCAAAAACTTGCCAGTAGAGGAAAAATGCCAATACAAGTTTCAAAGTAGAAGAGGAGGTAAAGCGAATGTGGAGAAAGTGAAATTCCTTACAAGGTGTGCACCCGATAGATTGGCTGCCTTGGTTTCTCACTTGACAGAGAAACAAAGAAAGGCAGTGTGTGATATTGGATTGGGCAGTATCATTGATCTTAAATGTGGCcggcttaaaagaaaattatgtgCGTGGTTAGTAGAGAGAATCGACACAGCTAGGTGCGTCTTGCAATTGAATGGTCATGAATTGGAGCTGAGCCCTAATAGTTTTGGATACATAATGGGAGTAACTGATGGAGGAATGCCTATGGAATTACAAGGTGATTCTGCAGAAGTTGCAGCATATCTTGACAAATTTAATGCAACATCTAGAGgaataaatataaagacaATGGAAGATATTTTGCTAACTTCAAAGGATGCGGACAATGACTTCAAAGTGGCTTTTATGCTGTTCACATTATGCACTCTTCTTTGTCCACCAGGTGGAGTACACATCAGTTACAGTTTTCTGTTTACTTTGAAGGATGTTCATAGCATTCGAAATAGAAATTGGGCGACATTTTGCTTTGAAAGGTTGATGCGTGGTATTACTAGGTACAAGGATGAGAAATTGGCACATGTAGGTGGTTGTCTTCTATATCTAGAG ATTCTGTACATAAATTCTGTCGTGTACGGGAAGGTACGAAGAGATAGGTTGATGTGTCCTCTAACACTGTGGAACGGGAGCGAGATCAAAAGGTTCATGAAGTGGATAGAGAAAAAAGGGGGCTATGGTAGCAAACAG GTATCAGTTCGCGTTCCTTCATATGGGGATAGTCGAGCATGTCTTGAAGGGGCCATTGAGCCTTGCGATGAAGAATCGGATCAGACAGGCTATTCAAAAGCAATATTCATGCCTTCGACGGttgatgatctagttgttgATGTAGGTGATCTTATGAGAATGACTCAGAGGGTTGTTAGCAGAGTATGGAGGTTGAAGTCACGATTGCCCTGTAGAGAAAACAATGGAGCTCATGAAAATGCAATGGAGTTCGATAACATGGACGAGGTATCTTCTAGGCAGTTGTTGCACAAGGGCACTACTGAGGATGAAGAAGACATAATGTCTGTTATTGAAAAATCCAATAAGTTATTGTTGCAGGGAGATGTAATTGAAGATGACATGGagacaaaattatttgaaatgcACGAATGTGGGAATGAGAAGGAAGTTCGGGGACGCCATAGTAACAGTTGTTGCTTTGGTACTTCTAATAAGGTG GTGGATGAGAGAATAAAAACATCGTTGTTCGTATTACCTAAACGGACATTGACGATGGGTGGGGTGACCTGTAACCCTGGTTTTCGGCAGGAGAAGGAGATGGTTTTCGACAATAACCAGCCTCGGCATGGTCGTTACAAGGCTGGTCCATATATGTTGGCCGTTCCTTTTTCTAGTGACGAGACTAAGTTAATTGAATACAGCATGGACGATATGCTTGATAAAGG GGAGATTCTATTTCAGAGTAAGTATAATCAAGTTAGTAGGAATGACATGCTTTCGCTAGGTCCCGGAAGACTAGTACATGTAAAG ATAGTGAATACCGTGACAGAAATTCTTTCTGCCAAAGAATGCTGCAGTAGTGCAAATATGACATTGAGTTGGTTCCTTCCCCCAGTTTATGCTGTGC GAAAGGGTTTTGCGGAATGCATGTGA
- the LOC102608522 gene encoding uncharacterized protein LOC102608522 isoform X1, translating to MKVRGSHKRKAGDFESSCEMLVDAHRSRGSKDRENNHGFISFFAESVRQLKAKDGRACITNEVRKEIRNAFKNLPVEEKCQYKFQSRRGGKANVEKVKFLTRCAPDRLAALVSHLTEKQRKAVCDIGLGSIIDLKCGRLKRKLCAWLVERIDTARCVLQLNGHELELSPNSFGYIMGVTDGGMPMELQGDSAEVAAYLDKFNATSRGINIKTMEDILLTSKDADNDFKVAFMLFTLCTLLCPPGGVHISYSFLFTLKDVHSIRNRNWATFCFERLMRGITRYKDEKLAHVGGCLLYLEILYINSVVYGKVRRDRLMCPLTLWNGSEIKRFMKWIEKKGGYGSKQVSVRVPSYGDSRACLEGAIEPCDEESDQTGYSKAIFMPSTVDDLVVDVGDLMRMTQRVVSRVWRLKSRLPCRENNGAHENAMEFDNMDEVSSRQLLHKGTTEDEEDIMSVIEKSNKLLLQGDVIEDDMETKLFEMHECGNEKEVRGRHSNSCCFGTSNKVVDERIKTSLFVLPKRTLTMGGVTCNPGFRQEKEMVFDNNQPRHGRYKAGPYMLAVPFSSDETKLIEYSMDDMLDKGEILFQSKYNQVSRNDMLSLGPGRLVHVKIVNTVTEILSAKECCSSANMTLSWFLPPVYAVLTGKGFAECM from the exons ATGAAGGTAAGAGGATCTCATAAGCGGAAGGCAGGAGATTTCGAGAGTAGTTGTGAAATGTTAGTGGACGCCCACCGTTCAAGAGGAAGTAAAGACAGGGAAAACAACCATGGGTTCATAAGCTTTTT TGCCGAGAGTGTTCGTCAGCTGAAGGCAAAGGATGGAAGGGCATGCATTACGAACGAG GTTCGGAAGGAAATTAGAAATGCATTCAAAAACTTGCCAGTAGAGGAAAAATGCCAATACAAGTTTCAAAGTAGAAGAGGAGGTAAAGCGAATGTGGAGAAAGTGAAATTCCTTACAAGGTGTGCACCCGATAGATTGGCTGCCTTGGTTTCTCACTTGACAGAGAAACAAAGAAAGGCAGTGTGTGATATTGGATTGGGCAGTATCATTGATCTTAAATGTGGCcggcttaaaagaaaattatgtgCGTGGTTAGTAGAGAGAATCGACACAGCTAGGTGCGTCTTGCAATTGAATGGTCATGAATTGGAGCTGAGCCCTAATAGTTTTGGATACATAATGGGAGTAACTGATGGAGGAATGCCTATGGAATTACAAGGTGATTCTGCAGAAGTTGCAGCATATCTTGACAAATTTAATGCAACATCTAGAGgaataaatataaagacaATGGAAGATATTTTGCTAACTTCAAAGGATGCGGACAATGACTTCAAAGTGGCTTTTATGCTGTTCACATTATGCACTCTTCTTTGTCCACCAGGTGGAGTACACATCAGTTACAGTTTTCTGTTTACTTTGAAGGATGTTCATAGCATTCGAAATAGAAATTGGGCGACATTTTGCTTTGAAAGGTTGATGCGTGGTATTACTAGGTACAAGGATGAGAAATTGGCACATGTAGGTGGTTGTCTTCTATATCTAGAG ATTCTGTACATAAATTCTGTCGTGTACGGGAAGGTACGAAGAGATAGGTTGATGTGTCCTCTAACACTGTGGAACGGGAGCGAGATCAAAAGGTTCATGAAGTGGATAGAGAAAAAAGGGGGCTATGGTAGCAAACAG GTATCAGTTCGCGTTCCTTCATATGGGGATAGTCGAGCATGTCTTGAAGGGGCCATTGAGCCTTGCGATGAAGAATCGGATCAGACAGGCTATTCAAAAGCAATATTCATGCCTTCGACGGttgatgatctagttgttgATGTAGGTGATCTTATGAGAATGACTCAGAGGGTTGTTAGCAGAGTATGGAGGTTGAAGTCACGATTGCCCTGTAGAGAAAACAATGGAGCTCATGAAAATGCAATGGAGTTCGATAACATGGACGAGGTATCTTCTAGGCAGTTGTTGCACAAGGGCACTACTGAGGATGAAGAAGACATAATGTCTGTTATTGAAAAATCCAATAAGTTATTGTTGCAGGGAGATGTAATTGAAGATGACATGGagacaaaattatttgaaatgcACGAATGTGGGAATGAGAAGGAAGTTCGGGGACGCCATAGTAACAGTTGTTGCTTTGGTACTTCTAATAAGGTG GTGGATGAGAGAATAAAAACATCGTTGTTCGTATTACCTAAACGGACATTGACGATGGGTGGGGTGACCTGTAACCCTGGTTTTCGGCAGGAGAAGGAGATGGTTTTCGACAATAACCAGCCTCGGCATGGTCGTTACAAGGCTGGTCCATATATGTTGGCCGTTCCTTTTTCTAGTGACGAGACTAAGTTAATTGAATACAGCATGGACGATATGCTTGATAAAGG GGAGATTCTATTTCAGAGTAAGTATAATCAAGTTAGTAGGAATGACATGCTTTCGCTAGGTCCCGGAAGACTAGTACATGTAAAG ATAGTGAATACCGTGACAGAAATTCTTTCTGCCAAAGAATGCTGCAGTAGTGCAAATATGACATTGAGTTGGTTCCTTCCCCCAGTTTATGCTGTGC TTACAGGAAAGGGTTTTGCGGAATGCATGTGA
- the LOC102608522 gene encoding uncharacterized protein LOC102608522 isoform X5, giving the protein MEGHALRTRYVRKEIRNAFKNLPVEEKCQYKFQSRRGGKANVEKVKFLTRCAPDRLAALVSHLTEKQRKAVCDIGLGSIIDLKCGRLKRKLCAWLVERIDTARCVLQLNGHELELSPNSFGYIMGVTDGGMPMELQGDSAEVAAYLDKFNATSRGINIKTMEDILLTSKDADNDFKVAFMLFTLCTLLCPPGGVHISYSFLFTLKDVHSIRNRNWATFCFERLMRGITRYKDEKLAHVGGCLLYLEILYINSVVYGKVRRDRLMCPLTLWNGSEIKRFMKWIEKKGGYGSKQVSVRVPSYGDSRACLEGAIEPCDEESDQTGYSKAIFMPSTVDDLVVDVGDLMRMTQRVVSRVWRLKSRLPCRENNGAHENAMEFDNMDEVSSRQLLHKGTTEDEEDIMSVIEKSNKLLLQGDVIEDDMETKLFEMHECGNEKEVRGRHSNSCCFGTSNKVVDERIKTSLFVLPKRTLTMGGVTCNPGFRQEKEMVFDNNQPRHGRYKAGPYMLAVPFSSDETKLIEYSMDDMLDKGEILFQSKYNQVSRNDMLSLGPGRLVHVKIVNTVTEILSAKECCSSANMTLSWFLPPVYAVLTGKGFAECM; this is encoded by the exons ATGGAAGGGCATGCATTACGAACGAGGTAT GTTCGGAAGGAAATTAGAAATGCATTCAAAAACTTGCCAGTAGAGGAAAAATGCCAATACAAGTTTCAAAGTAGAAGAGGAGGTAAAGCGAATGTGGAGAAAGTGAAATTCCTTACAAGGTGTGCACCCGATAGATTGGCTGCCTTGGTTTCTCACTTGACAGAGAAACAAAGAAAGGCAGTGTGTGATATTGGATTGGGCAGTATCATTGATCTTAAATGTGGCcggcttaaaagaaaattatgtgCGTGGTTAGTAGAGAGAATCGACACAGCTAGGTGCGTCTTGCAATTGAATGGTCATGAATTGGAGCTGAGCCCTAATAGTTTTGGATACATAATGGGAGTAACTGATGGAGGAATGCCTATGGAATTACAAGGTGATTCTGCAGAAGTTGCAGCATATCTTGACAAATTTAATGCAACATCTAGAGgaataaatataaagacaATGGAAGATATTTTGCTAACTTCAAAGGATGCGGACAATGACTTCAAAGTGGCTTTTATGCTGTTCACATTATGCACTCTTCTTTGTCCACCAGGTGGAGTACACATCAGTTACAGTTTTCTGTTTACTTTGAAGGATGTTCATAGCATTCGAAATAGAAATTGGGCGACATTTTGCTTTGAAAGGTTGATGCGTGGTATTACTAGGTACAAGGATGAGAAATTGGCACATGTAGGTGGTTGTCTTCTATATCTAGAG ATTCTGTACATAAATTCTGTCGTGTACGGGAAGGTACGAAGAGATAGGTTGATGTGTCCTCTAACACTGTGGAACGGGAGCGAGATCAAAAGGTTCATGAAGTGGATAGAGAAAAAAGGGGGCTATGGTAGCAAACAG GTATCAGTTCGCGTTCCTTCATATGGGGATAGTCGAGCATGTCTTGAAGGGGCCATTGAGCCTTGCGATGAAGAATCGGATCAGACAGGCTATTCAAAAGCAATATTCATGCCTTCGACGGttgatgatctagttgttgATGTAGGTGATCTTATGAGAATGACTCAGAGGGTTGTTAGCAGAGTATGGAGGTTGAAGTCACGATTGCCCTGTAGAGAAAACAATGGAGCTCATGAAAATGCAATGGAGTTCGATAACATGGACGAGGTATCTTCTAGGCAGTTGTTGCACAAGGGCACTACTGAGGATGAAGAAGACATAATGTCTGTTATTGAAAAATCCAATAAGTTATTGTTGCAGGGAGATGTAATTGAAGATGACATGGagacaaaattatttgaaatgcACGAATGTGGGAATGAGAAGGAAGTTCGGGGACGCCATAGTAACAGTTGTTGCTTTGGTACTTCTAATAAGGTG GTGGATGAGAGAATAAAAACATCGTTGTTCGTATTACCTAAACGGACATTGACGATGGGTGGGGTGACCTGTAACCCTGGTTTTCGGCAGGAGAAGGAGATGGTTTTCGACAATAACCAGCCTCGGCATGGTCGTTACAAGGCTGGTCCATATATGTTGGCCGTTCCTTTTTCTAGTGACGAGACTAAGTTAATTGAATACAGCATGGACGATATGCTTGATAAAGG GGAGATTCTATTTCAGAGTAAGTATAATCAAGTTAGTAGGAATGACATGCTTTCGCTAGGTCCCGGAAGACTAGTACATGTAAAG ATAGTGAATACCGTGACAGAAATTCTTTCTGCCAAAGAATGCTGCAGTAGTGCAAATATGACATTGAGTTGGTTCCTTCCCCCAGTTTATGCTGTGC TTACAGGAAAGGGTTTTGCGGAATGCATGTGA
- the LOC107176681 gene encoding uncharacterized protein LOC107176681, translating into MDELEEDNGFEVREELMISPNGGPKPTQRLGHFLKPCVNSIKGQVFELPTHCLSSLPPIFEPKSWPLNVNFHGWRPPQKKWKAWVGRMAALYESIWKKAGIHEVILNSTHEIRRNYDLVLGLAEKWCPETKSFIFSWGEATITLEDMMIAGYSVLGSPVFSPLETDELMETQEKLNQAVKELNRSTAKKP; encoded by the coding sequence ATGGACGAATTAGAAGAAGACAATGGGTTTGAAGTGAGAGAGGAGCTCATGATTTCACCCAATGGTGGTCCAAAGCCTACACAGAGACTTGGCCATTTTCTCAAACCTTGCGTCAACTCCATTAAAGGCCAAGTTTTTGAGCTTCCTACTCACTGTCTTTCCTCCTTGCCCCCCATTTTTGAACCCAAAAGTTGGCCTTTAAATGTAAACTTTCACGGATGGAGGCCGCCGCAAAAGAAATGGAAAGCTTGGGTTGGAAGGATGGCTGCTCTGTATGAATCTATATGGAAGAAAGCCGGTATACATGAAGTAATCTTGAATTCGACGCATGAAATTCGGAGAAACTATGATTTGGTTCTTGGTCTTGCTGAGAAATGGTGTCCGGAGACcaaaagtttcattttttcatgGGGTGAAGCCACCATTACATTAGAGGATATGATGATTGCAGGGTACTCTGTTTTGGGTTCCCCTGTTTTTAGCCCTCTTGAAACAGATGAGCTGATGGAAACACAGGAGAAATTGAATCAAGCTGTAAAGGAACTCAATAGAAGTACAGCTAAGAAGCCGTAA
- the LOC112497974 gene encoding uncharacterized protein LOC112497974 encodes MAKFMDSGAKLIMKPFFPCGCRENIVALSLVDSWEDENRKLEITIWSPFRLVQIWARERFKDLRSEPSLIMRDSSLECFDWRPYAKTLNNLKLPMFYGEKEIRVLVDGDLPEELQSWGQCLRVSELLGLDCVEQYLPQRITMQFGMDQDLPASVAPANKSPKSAWSSFCKPVTYAKLYIPSRHYEAGVTTRYLKWWKKSLSRLQSASDGALPQKKKSLDV; translated from the exons ATGGCTAAATTCATGGATAGTGGAGCGAAATTGATCATGAAGCCTTTCTTTCCCTGTGGCTGTCGAG aaaatattgttgCTTTAAGTTTGGTAGACAGTTGGGAAGATGAAAATAGGAAGTTAGAGATTACTATATGGTCACCGTTTCGGTTAGTTCAAATATGGGCTAGGGAGAGGTTTAAAGATTTGAGATCTGAGCCTAGTTTGATCATGAGAG ATTCATCCCTGGAGTGTTTTGACTGGCGTCCCTATGCGAAAACTCTAAACAACTTGAAGCTGCCTATGTTTTACGGAGAAAAGGAAATAAGGGTACTGGTTGATGGTGACTTGCCAGAAGAATTACAATCATGGGGTCAATGCTTGAGGGTTTCGGAGCTACTTGGGCTGGACTGTGTAGAGCAGTACCTACCGCAGAGAATCACAATGCAATTTGGGATGGACCAAGACCTTCCAGCTAGTGTTGCTCCAGCAAATAAGAGTCCTAAATCTGCATGGAGTTCTTTCTGTAAGCCTGTCACTTATGCCAAATTGTACATACCTTCCAGGCATTACGAGGCAGGTGTTACCACCCGATATCTGAAGTGGTGGAAGAAATCACTGTCACGTCTGCAAAGTGCAAGTGATGGTGCTTTgccacaaaaaaagaaatccctCGATGTCTAA